In Raphanus sativus cultivar WK10039 chromosome 5, ASM80110v3, whole genome shotgun sequence, the following proteins share a genomic window:
- the LOC108861950 gene encoding probable inactive leucine-rich repeat receptor-like protein kinase At3g03770 isoform X2 — translation MVLCVAMEKHICGLPLLLLVLLLASIDGSTQLQSSQSQTLLRLQQLLYYPKVLTSWNNFTDFCNSEPNSSLTVVCYEDSVTQLHITGDRRGHMLPKSFSIDSFFTTLAKLPDVKVLTLVSLGLWGRLPEKINRLSSLEILNVSSNFLFGTIPHELSSLGSLQTLILDENMFSGLVPDWIGSLPSLAVLSFRNNAFNGSLPSSLSTLSGLRVLSLANNRFSGGLPDLSRLTNLQVLDLESNSFGPMFPRLSHKLVTLILSKNMFRSAVSSQEVSSLYQLQHLDLSFNTFVGPFPTSLISLPAITYLNISHNKLTGRLSTNLSCNSQLMSVDLSSNLLTGSLPDCLKPSSRASRDVVYAGNCLANANEDQRPVSFCSNEALAVGILPQRRNRSASKLGIALGVTAGILGLILLAGAVFVVRRRINAKREETKASPRLIKENASMGYTSKLLSDARYISQTMKLGALGLPAYRTFSLEELEYATNNFESSAFMGEGSQGQIYRGRLKDGSFVAIRCLKMKKSCSTQNLMHHIELIAKLRHRHLVSVLGHCFECYLDDSTVSRMFFVFEYVPNGELRSWISDGHMGRLLTWEQRISVAIGAAKGIQFLHTGIVPGVYDNNLRITDVLLDSNLAAKISSYNLPLLVEGLGKVGQVVSRKGTPSIKDEDKVDIYDFGVILLELIVGRPLRGKGQVDVLKEQLQASISADDGARRSMVDPTVHRTCSDQSLKTVMEICVRCLHKDPLERPSIEDVLWNLQFASQVQEGWLQNSNPPSIRASPSPAASSRLHITTLESPRDSGYEEHER, via the exons ATGGTCTTGTGTGTGGCTATGGAGAAACACATTTGTGGCTTGCCTTTATTGCTTCTGGTTCTGCTTTTAGCCTCCATTGATGGATCAACACAGCTTCAATCATCTCAATCTCAAACCCTCTTGAGGCTTCAGCAGCTTCTCTACTACCCCAAAGTCTTAACCAGCTGGAACAACTTTACAGATTTCTGCAACTCCGAGCCAAACTCCTCCCTAACCGTTGTCTGCTACGAAGATAGCGTAACGCAGCTTCACATCACAGGAGACAGAAGAGGTCATATGTTACCAAAGAGTTTCTCAATAGACTCTTTTTTCACTACTCTTGCTAAGCTCCCTGATGTTAAAGTCCTCACACTTGTGTCCCTCGGTTTATGGGGTCGGTTACCTGAGAAAATCAACCGTTTATCTTCATTAGAGATTCTCAATGTGAGTTCTAACTTCCTCTTTGGAACTATTCCGCATGAACTCTCGTCGCTTGGTAGCCTTCAGACGCTTATACTCGATGAGAACATGTTTTCTGGTCTTGTACCGGATTGGATTGGTTCTTTACCGAGTTTAGCTGTGTTGAGCTTCAGAAATAATGCTTTCAACGGCTCATTGCCTTCTTCACTGAGTACCTTGTCAGGTCTTAGAGTTCTTTCTCTAGCTAATAACCGGTTTAGTGGAGGTTTACCTGATCTAAGCCGTTTGACAAACCTTCAAGTGCTTGATCTTGAATCAAACTCCTTTGGACCGATGTTTCCTCGGTTAAGTCACAAGCTGGTTACTCTTATACTCAGCAAGAACATGTTTAGGTCTGCAGTATCATCCCAAGAAGTGAGCTCTTTGTATCAGCTTCAGCATTTGGATCTTTCATTCAACACATTCGTTGGTCCTTTTCCTACTTCCTTGATCTCTCTCCCTGCCATAACCTACTTGAACATTTCACACAACAAACTCACCGGGCGGCTTTCGACAAATCTCTCTTGCAACTCACAGCTGATGTCTGTTGATCTCTCATCAAATCTTCTTACGGGAAGCTTGCCTGATTGTCTTAAACCGAGCTCCAGAGCTAGCAGAGATGTTGTATATGCAGGTAACTGTCTAGCTAATGCAAATGAAGACCAGCGTCCAGTTTCATTCTGTAGCAATGAAGCTCTTGCTGTTGGGATCTTACCACAGAGGAGGAACAGATCAGCTTCCAAGTTAGGTATTGCTTTAGGTGTAACCGCAGGCATCCTAGGGTTGATTCTCCTCGCTGGTGCAGTGTTTGTAGTTCGTAGGAGGATTAATGCTAAGAGGGAAGAAACTAAAgcttctccaagattgatcaAAGAGAATGCTTCAATGGGATACACATCAAAACTACTCTCAGATGCaa GGTATATCTCTCAAACAATGAAGCTAGGAGCGCTTGGTCTTCCAGCTTACAGGACATTCTCACTGGAAGAACTTGAGTATGCAACAAATAACTTTGAGTCCTCTGCTTTCATGGGTGAAGGTTCTCAAGGACAG ATTTATAGAGGGAGGTTGAAGGATGGATCATTTGTGGCAATTAGATGTTTGAAAATGAAGAAAAGCTGCAGCACTCAGaacctgatgcatcacattgaGCTCATTGCTAAGCTGAGGCACCGTCATTTGGTCAGTGTGCTAGGGCACTGTTTTGAGTGCTACTTGGATGATTCAACAGTCAGCAGAATGTTCTTCGTCTTTGAGTATGTCCCAAATGGTGAACTCAGGAGCTGGATCTCTG ATGGGCATATGGGAAGGTTGCTTACTTGGGAACAACGCATAAGCGTAGCGATTGGTGCAGCAAAAGGGATCCAGTTCTTGCATACTGGTATAGTGCCTGGTGTTTATGACAACAACCTGAGAATAACAGACGTTTTGCTAGACAGTAACCTCGCTGCTAAAATCAGTAGCTATAACCTTCCTTTACTTGTGGAAGGTCTTGGAAAG GTGGGGCAAGTTGTATCAAGAAAAGGCACTCCAAG CATCAAAGACGAAGATAAAGTAGATATCTATGACTTTGGAGTGATCTTGCTTGAACTTATAGTGGGAAGACCACTGAGAGGAAAGGGTCAAGTCGATGTCCTAAAAGAGCAG TTACAAGCAAGCATCTCAGCGGATGATGGAGCGCGTAGGAGCATGGTGGATCCAACGGTACACAGAACATGTTCAGACCAGTCACTGAAGACAGTGATGGAGATATGTGTAAGATGTCTCCACAAAGACCCTCTAGAACGTCCATCCATTGAAGATGTCCTGTGGAATCTTCAGTTCGCTTCCCAAGTCCAAGAAGGTTGGCTACAAAACAGCAACCCCCCAAGCATTCGGGCCTCCCCTTCTCCTGCAGCTTCCTCTCGTTTACACATAACAACACTCGAATCACCCCGAGATTCAG GATATGAAGAGCATGAGAGGTAG
- the LOC108861953 gene encoding histone-lysine N-methyltransferase SUVR3, translating into MEKQSLPKKKPRRHLGESQSIVPPVTDNHFLRCADLILPWLDPRELASVSQTCKALSFISRSLTLLRSLDAARSLEPLPVPFLNTVDSKRYADFLYTPFQIPATSSPPRQWWGGVSDAQIRSVSDSVSVSDDSSSKSRTCVDSVNGRFGVSLVDSDSMYGCECVRCEEGYCECLAGTEEEIANECGSGCGCGLDCPNRVTQKGISVRLKVVRDEKKGWCLCSDQLIKKGQFICEYAGELLTTAEARRRQTIYDKLRSSTERSFSSALLVIREHLPSGQACLRLNIDATGIGNVARFINHSCDGGNLSTVLLRSAGALLPRLCFFAARDVVAGEELSFSYGDVRLAPSGDNELSCSCGSSCCFGTLPSENT; encoded by the coding sequence ATGGAGAAACAGTCGCTACCGAAGAAGAAGCCTCGTCGTCATCTCGGAGAATCTCAGTCCATCGTTCCTCCGGTCACCGATAATCACTTTCTCCGATGCGCCGACTTGATCCTCCCGTGGCTAGACCCTCGAGAGCTCGCCTCCGTCTCTCAAACCTGCAAAGCCCTATCCTTTATCTCCAGATCCCTCACTCTCCTTCGATCCCTCGACGCCGCACGTTCCCTCGAGCCCCTCCCCGTCCCCTTTCTCAACACCGTCGACTCCAAACGCTACGCCGACTTCCTCTACACGCCTTTCCAGATTCCCGCCACCTCCTCTCCTCCGCGCCAGTGGTGGGGAGGAGTTAGCGATGCTCAAATTAGGTCAGTTTCAGATTCTGTCTCGGTGAGTGATGATAGCTCATCAAAGTCGAGAACTTGTGTTGATTCGGTGAACGGACGATTTGGTGTGAGTCTAGTGGATAGTGATAGTATGTATGGATGCGAGTGCGTGAGATGCGAGGAAGGATACTGCGAGTGCTTAGCAGGCACTGAGGAGGAGATAGCTAATGAATGTGGATCGGGTTGTGGATGCGGGTTGGATTGTCCAAACCGGGTCACTCAAAAAGGGATCTCGGTTCGTCTGAAGGTTGTAAGAGACGAGAAGAAAGGTTGGTGCTTGTGCTCTGATCAGCTCATCAAGAAAGGCCAATTCATCTGCGAATACGCAGGTGAGCTGTTGACAACAGCTGAAGCACGCAGACGTCAAACCATCTACGACAAACTCAGGTCGTCAACGGAGCGATCCTTCTCTTCGGCTCTTCTAGTCATACGCGAGCACTTACCTTCAGGGCAAGCTTGCTTGAGATTAAACATCGACGCCACGGGTATAGGGAACGTTGCTAGGTTCATTAACCATTCTTGCGACGGGGGAAACCTCTCAACTGTATTACTGAGAAGCGCGGGGGCTTTGCTTCCTCGCCTCTGTTTCTTTGCAGCGAGGGATGTAGTTGCTGGTGAGGAGTTGAGTTTCAGTTACGGAGATGTACGTCTCGCTCCCTCCGGGGACAACGAGTTGAGTTGCTCTTGTGGTAGTTCCTGCTGTTTTGGAACATTGCCTTCTGAGAACACCTGA
- the LOC108861951 gene encoding cationic amino acid transporter 4, vacuolar gives MNENGGSSKCSWGFNSLVRRKQVDSVHPKNDHGHHHHQLAKKLTAVDLVAIGVGTTIGAGVYILVGTVAREHTGPALAVSFFIAGVAAALSACCYAELASRCPSAGSAYHYAYICLGEGIAWLVGWALVLDYTIGGSAIARGISPNLASFFGGLDKLPVFLARQTIPGLGIVVDPCAALLIMVVTILLCFGIKESSLVQAIVTSVNVCTLVFIILVGGYTAFKTGWVGYDLSSGYFPFGLNGILAGAAVVFFSYIGFDTVTSTAEEVKNPQRDLPLGIGIALLICCILYMLLSVVIVGLVPYYTLDPDTPISSAFGDSGMQWAAYILTTGAITALCASLLGSLLAQPRIFMAMARDGLLPAFFAEIDPRTQVPVKNTIVIGVLAASLAFFMDVSQLSEMVSVGTLMAFTAVAVCVLVLRYVPPYGVPLPSSSQTWTDTDENRLQTERFLVDAIESSDSPLLGVETARDEKYFGKRRKIAAWSIVLVCIGVLGLSSAASAERLPSFPRFTMCGVSAAILLGSLITLGCIDEDDERHNFGHQGGFLCPFVPYLPVLCVLINTYLIINIGVGTWIRVLIWLLVGSMIYLFYGRSHSLLNSAGYVPTTCTEKTTDHLP, from the exons ATGAACGAGAACGGTGGTTCAAGCAAGTGTTCATGGGGTTTCAATAGTCTTGTAAGAAGGAAACAAGTTGATTCTGTTCATCCCAAAAACGACCAtggacatcatcatcatcagcttgCCAAGAAACTAACAGCCGTTGATCTTGTAGCTATTG gaGTTGGAACAACAATAGGAGCAGGAGTGTATATTCTCGTGGGGACAGTAGCTAGGGAACACACAGGACCTGCTCTTGCTGTTTCCTTCTTCATCGCTGGTGTAGCAGCTGCTCTCTCCGCGTGCTGTTACGCTGAGCTTGCTTCTCGTTGTCCTTCTGCTGGGAGTGCTTATCACTATGCATACATATGCCTTGGAGAAGG GATTGcttggttggttggttgggCACTGGTGTTGGATTATACTATTGGTGGATCGGCTATTGCACGTGGCATATCTCCAAATTTG GCATCTTTTTTTGGAGGGTTAGACAAACTTCCTGTCTTCTTAGCTAGACAAACCATACCCGGACTTGGTATTGTGGTTGATCCATGTGCAGCACTGTTGATTATGGTTGTTACAATCCTACTATGCTTTGGGATAAAGGAG AGCTCATTAGTACAAGCAATTGTAACATCAGTGAATGTTTGCACCTTGGTTTTCATCATACTAGTTGGTGGATATACAGCTTTCAAGACTGGTTGGGTTGGATATGATCTTTCCAGTGG GTATTTTCCTTTTGGATTAAATGGGATACTCGCAGGAGCTGCTGTAGTATTCTTCTCATACATTGGATTTGATACAGTTACTAGCACAGCTGAAGAG GTTAAAAATCCTCAGAGGGATCTTCCATTGGGCATTGGGATTGCATTACTGATATGCTGCATTTTATATATGCTTTTATCAGTAGTTATTGTTGGATTGGTCCCATACTATACCTTGGATCCTGATACTCCTATCTCCTCAGCATTTGGAGACAGTGGAATGCAATGGGCAGC gtacatCTTAACTACTGGAGCAATAACTGCTCTGTGCGCTAGTTTGTTGGGTTCGCTTCTGGCTCAG CCGAGGATCTTCATGGCAATGGCTCGGGACGGATTGCTGCCAGCTTTCTTTGCTGAAATTGACCCACGGACTCAAGTACCGGTGAAAAACACAATAGTCATTGGTGTGCTGGCCGCTTCCCTGGCATTTTTCATGGATGTTTCACAGTTGTCTGAGATG GTTAGTGTAGGTACGCTGATGGCTTTCACTGCTGTAGCAGTCTGTGTGCTAGTTCTCAGATATGTACCACCATATGGTGTTCCCCTACCATCCTCCTCTCAAACTTGGACTGATACCGATGAAAATAGGCTGCAAACTGAACGTTTTCTTGTGGATGCTATAGAATCATCTGATTCTCCTCTACTCGGCGTTGAAACAGCTCGAG ATGAAAAGTACTTtggaaagagaagaaaaattgCTGCCTGGAGTATAGTTCTTGTGTGCATAGGTGTCTTAGGCCTTTCTTCAGCAGCTTCTGCTGAGCGTCTTCCAAG TTTTCCTCGGTTCACAATGTGTGGTGTCAGTGCAGCCATCTTACTTGGCAGTTTGATTACTCTTGGTTGCATCGATGAGGATGATGAAAGGCACAACTTTGGACACCAAGGAG GGTTTCTCTGCCCATTCGTTCCATATCTTCCTGTTCTCTGCGTTTTGATCAACACCTACTTGATCATCAACATTGG AGTTGGGACATGGATCAGGGTCTTGATATGGCTGCTTGTTGGAAGCATGATCTATCTCTTCTATGGCCGGTCTCATAGTTTACTGAACAGTGCAGGCTATGTTCCAACAACTTGTACAGAGAAAACAACAGATCATCTTCCTTGA
- the LOC108861950 gene encoding probable inactive leucine-rich repeat receptor-like protein kinase At3g03770 isoform X1: protein MVLCVAMEKHICGLPLLLLVLLLASIDGSTQLQSSQSQTLLRLQQLLYYPKVLTSWNNFTDFCNSEPNSSLTVVCYEDSVTQLHITGDRRGHMLPKSFSIDSFFTTLAKLPDVKVLTLVSLGLWGRLPEKINRLSSLEILNVSSNFLFGTIPHELSSLGSLQTLILDENMFSGLVPDWIGSLPSLAVLSFRNNAFNGSLPSSLSTLSGLRVLSLANNRFSGGLPDLSRLTNLQVLDLESNSFGPMFPRLSHKLVTLILSKNMFRSAVSSQEVSSLYQLQHLDLSFNTFVGPFPTSLISLPAITYLNISHNKLTGRLSTNLSCNSQLMSVDLSSNLLTGSLPDCLKPSSRASRDVVYAGNCLANANEDQRPVSFCSNEALAVGILPQRRNRSASKLGIALGVTAGILGLILLAGAVFVVRRRINAKREETKASPRLIKENASMGYTSKLLSDARYISQTMKLGALGLPAYRTFSLEELEYATNNFESSAFMGEGSQGQIYRGRLKDGSFVAIRCLKMKKSCSTQNLMHHIELIAKLRHRHLVSVLGHCFECYLDDSTVSRMFFVFEYVPNGELRSWISDGHMGRLLTWEQRISVAIGAAKGIQFLHTGIVPGVYDNNLRITDVLLDSNLAAKISSYNLPLLVEGLGKVGQVVSRKGTPSIKDEDKVDIYDFGVILLELIVGRPLRGKGQVDVLKEQLQASISADDGARRSMVDPTVHRTCSDQSLKTVMEICVRCLHKDPLERPSIEDVLWNLQFASQVQEGWLQNSNPPSIRASPSPAASSRLHITTLESPRDSGNSFKYES, encoded by the exons ATGGTCTTGTGTGTGGCTATGGAGAAACACATTTGTGGCTTGCCTTTATTGCTTCTGGTTCTGCTTTTAGCCTCCATTGATGGATCAACACAGCTTCAATCATCTCAATCTCAAACCCTCTTGAGGCTTCAGCAGCTTCTCTACTACCCCAAAGTCTTAACCAGCTGGAACAACTTTACAGATTTCTGCAACTCCGAGCCAAACTCCTCCCTAACCGTTGTCTGCTACGAAGATAGCGTAACGCAGCTTCACATCACAGGAGACAGAAGAGGTCATATGTTACCAAAGAGTTTCTCAATAGACTCTTTTTTCACTACTCTTGCTAAGCTCCCTGATGTTAAAGTCCTCACACTTGTGTCCCTCGGTTTATGGGGTCGGTTACCTGAGAAAATCAACCGTTTATCTTCATTAGAGATTCTCAATGTGAGTTCTAACTTCCTCTTTGGAACTATTCCGCATGAACTCTCGTCGCTTGGTAGCCTTCAGACGCTTATACTCGATGAGAACATGTTTTCTGGTCTTGTACCGGATTGGATTGGTTCTTTACCGAGTTTAGCTGTGTTGAGCTTCAGAAATAATGCTTTCAACGGCTCATTGCCTTCTTCACTGAGTACCTTGTCAGGTCTTAGAGTTCTTTCTCTAGCTAATAACCGGTTTAGTGGAGGTTTACCTGATCTAAGCCGTTTGACAAACCTTCAAGTGCTTGATCTTGAATCAAACTCCTTTGGACCGATGTTTCCTCGGTTAAGTCACAAGCTGGTTACTCTTATACTCAGCAAGAACATGTTTAGGTCTGCAGTATCATCCCAAGAAGTGAGCTCTTTGTATCAGCTTCAGCATTTGGATCTTTCATTCAACACATTCGTTGGTCCTTTTCCTACTTCCTTGATCTCTCTCCCTGCCATAACCTACTTGAACATTTCACACAACAAACTCACCGGGCGGCTTTCGACAAATCTCTCTTGCAACTCACAGCTGATGTCTGTTGATCTCTCATCAAATCTTCTTACGGGAAGCTTGCCTGATTGTCTTAAACCGAGCTCCAGAGCTAGCAGAGATGTTGTATATGCAGGTAACTGTCTAGCTAATGCAAATGAAGACCAGCGTCCAGTTTCATTCTGTAGCAATGAAGCTCTTGCTGTTGGGATCTTACCACAGAGGAGGAACAGATCAGCTTCCAAGTTAGGTATTGCTTTAGGTGTAACCGCAGGCATCCTAGGGTTGATTCTCCTCGCTGGTGCAGTGTTTGTAGTTCGTAGGAGGATTAATGCTAAGAGGGAAGAAACTAAAgcttctccaagattgatcaAAGAGAATGCTTCAATGGGATACACATCAAAACTACTCTCAGATGCaa GGTATATCTCTCAAACAATGAAGCTAGGAGCGCTTGGTCTTCCAGCTTACAGGACATTCTCACTGGAAGAACTTGAGTATGCAACAAATAACTTTGAGTCCTCTGCTTTCATGGGTGAAGGTTCTCAAGGACAG ATTTATAGAGGGAGGTTGAAGGATGGATCATTTGTGGCAATTAGATGTTTGAAAATGAAGAAAAGCTGCAGCACTCAGaacctgatgcatcacattgaGCTCATTGCTAAGCTGAGGCACCGTCATTTGGTCAGTGTGCTAGGGCACTGTTTTGAGTGCTACTTGGATGATTCAACAGTCAGCAGAATGTTCTTCGTCTTTGAGTATGTCCCAAATGGTGAACTCAGGAGCTGGATCTCTG ATGGGCATATGGGAAGGTTGCTTACTTGGGAACAACGCATAAGCGTAGCGATTGGTGCAGCAAAAGGGATCCAGTTCTTGCATACTGGTATAGTGCCTGGTGTTTATGACAACAACCTGAGAATAACAGACGTTTTGCTAGACAGTAACCTCGCTGCTAAAATCAGTAGCTATAACCTTCCTTTACTTGTGGAAGGTCTTGGAAAG GTGGGGCAAGTTGTATCAAGAAAAGGCACTCCAAG CATCAAAGACGAAGATAAAGTAGATATCTATGACTTTGGAGTGATCTTGCTTGAACTTATAGTGGGAAGACCACTGAGAGGAAAGGGTCAAGTCGATGTCCTAAAAGAGCAG TTACAAGCAAGCATCTCAGCGGATGATGGAGCGCGTAGGAGCATGGTGGATCCAACGGTACACAGAACATGTTCAGACCAGTCACTGAAGACAGTGATGGAGATATGTGTAAGATGTCTCCACAAAGACCCTCTAGAACGTCCATCCATTGAAGATGTCCTGTGGAATCTTCAGTTCGCTTCCCAAGTCCAAGAAGGTTGGCTACAAAACAGCAACCCCCCAAGCATTCGGGCCTCCCCTTCTCCTGCAGCTTCCTCTCGTTTACACATAACAACACTCGAATCACCCCGAGATTCAGGTAATAGTTTTAAATACGAGAGTTGA